A genomic window from Struthio camelus isolate bStrCam1 chromosome 2, bStrCam1.hap1, whole genome shotgun sequence includes:
- the GORASP1 gene encoding Golgi reassembly-stacking protein 1 isoform X1 has protein sequence MGLGSSSEVPDGGAEGFHVHGVQENSPAQQGGLEPFFDFIIAIGHTRLNKENNMLKDLLKANAEKPVKLEVYNIKTMKIREVEVIPSNMWGGQGLLGASVRFCSFQGANEHVWHVLDVEPASPAALAGLQPYTDYIVGSDQILQESEDFFSLIESHEGKPLKLMVYNTEADSIREVVVTPNGAWGGEGSLGCGIGYGYLHRIPTQSIISKKKPESKPPSPLSSEARTPVAPTNGYTETPLLAPASQIDSSETVTSFDQSTDQEMSGYSPESSLSPPPPVQRVMDPGFLDMSGISFPELTDLAKVSDMSASFNMPAADTLGGTEKLMSNSEATAYFENPTALDPEELTTYPEGSVKQPGLDQLIPSISSLPSLALPNEISSKTLGTDPNNQETKLLLNSIESLLSTTPLKPDNEKACEQKEEAAHDE, from the exons ATGGGGCTGGGCTCGAGCTCCGAGGTCCCCGACGGCGGCGCCGAGGGCTTCCACGTCCACGGG GTTCAAGAAAACTCCCCAGCCCAACAAGGAGGATTGGAACCTTTCTTTGATTTCATTATTGCGATAGGACACACTAGGCTT aataaagaaaacaatatgCTGAAAGATCTGCTGAAGGCAAATGCTGAAAAACCAGTGAAGCTGGAGGTTTATAACATCAAAACGATGAAAATAAGAGAAGTGGAGGTGATCCCCAGTAACATGTGGGGAGGGCAAGGTCTTCTTGGTGCCAGCGTGAGGTTCTGCAGTTTCCAGGGAGCCAATGAACATGTGTGGCATGTTTTG GATGTTGAACCTGCATCTCCTGCAGCCTTAGCTGGTTTGCAGCCATACACTGACTACATAGTTGGATCTGATCAGATTCTTCAGGAG tcaGAGGATTTCTTTTCATTGATTGAATCCCATGAGGGGAAGCCACTGAAGCTGATGGTTTATAACACTGAAGCAGACTCCATTCGAGAGGTAGTTGTGACTCCCAATGGAGCTTGGGGTGGAGAAGGAAG TTTAGGATGTGGTATTGGATATGGCTATTTGCACAGAATTCCAACACAGTCTATAATATCGAAGAAAAAGCCAGAAAGCAAACCACCTTCACCCTTATCATCAGAAGCCAGAACTCCTGTAGCACCTACTAACGGTTACACAGAG ACTCCATTATTGGCACCTGCTTCTCAGATTGATAGCTCTGAAACAGTTACGAGCTTTGATCAGTCCACAGATCAAGAGATGAGTGGCTATTCACCAGAAAGctcactttctcctcctccccctgtccAGAGAGTTATGGATCCAG gATTTCTAGACATGTCTGGTATTTCATTTCCTGAACTCACTGATTTAGCAAAAGTGTCTGACATGTCTGCCTCCTTCAACATGCCAGCAGCAGACACTTTAGGAGGCACTGAAAAGCTAATGTCTAACAGCGAAGCTACTGCTTATTTTG AGAATCCTACAGCTTTGGACCCTGAAGAGTTAACCACATATCCTGAAGGCTCAGTTAAGCAGCCTGGGTTGGACCAGCTAATACCTTCAATTTCATCTTTGCCTTCTCTTGCTCTTCCTAATGAAATTTCTTCCAAAACACTAGGAACTGATCCAAATAACCAAGAAACAAAACTACTCCTAAACAGTATTGAGAGCTTATTATCCACTACTCCACTGAAACCTGATAATGAAAAAGCATGTGAACAGAAAGAGGAAGCTGCACATGATGAGTGA
- the GORASP1 gene encoding Golgi reassembly-stacking protein 1 isoform X2, protein MLKDLLKANAEKPVKLEVYNIKTMKIREVEVIPSNMWGGQGLLGASVRFCSFQGANEHVWHVLDVEPASPAALAGLQPYTDYIVGSDQILQESEDFFSLIESHEGKPLKLMVYNTEADSIREVVVTPNGAWGGEGSLGCGIGYGYLHRIPTQSIISKKKPESKPPSPLSSEARTPVAPTNGYTETPLLAPASQIDSSETVTSFDQSTDQEMSGYSPESSLSPPPPVQRVMDPGFLDMSGISFPELTDLAKVSDMSASFNMPAADTLGGTEKLMSNSEATAYFENPTALDPEELTTYPEGSVKQPGLDQLIPSISSLPSLALPNEISSKTLGTDPNNQETKLLLNSIESLLSTTPLKPDNEKACEQKEEAAHDE, encoded by the exons atgCTGAAAGATCTGCTGAAGGCAAATGCTGAAAAACCAGTGAAGCTGGAGGTTTATAACATCAAAACGATGAAAATAAGAGAAGTGGAGGTGATCCCCAGTAACATGTGGGGAGGGCAAGGTCTTCTTGGTGCCAGCGTGAGGTTCTGCAGTTTCCAGGGAGCCAATGAACATGTGTGGCATGTTTTG GATGTTGAACCTGCATCTCCTGCAGCCTTAGCTGGTTTGCAGCCATACACTGACTACATAGTTGGATCTGATCAGATTCTTCAGGAG tcaGAGGATTTCTTTTCATTGATTGAATCCCATGAGGGGAAGCCACTGAAGCTGATGGTTTATAACACTGAAGCAGACTCCATTCGAGAGGTAGTTGTGACTCCCAATGGAGCTTGGGGTGGAGAAGGAAG TTTAGGATGTGGTATTGGATATGGCTATTTGCACAGAATTCCAACACAGTCTATAATATCGAAGAAAAAGCCAGAAAGCAAACCACCTTCACCCTTATCATCAGAAGCCAGAACTCCTGTAGCACCTACTAACGGTTACACAGAG ACTCCATTATTGGCACCTGCTTCTCAGATTGATAGCTCTGAAACAGTTACGAGCTTTGATCAGTCCACAGATCAAGAGATGAGTGGCTATTCACCAGAAAGctcactttctcctcctccccctgtccAGAGAGTTATGGATCCAG gATTTCTAGACATGTCTGGTATTTCATTTCCTGAACTCACTGATTTAGCAAAAGTGTCTGACATGTCTGCCTCCTTCAACATGCCAGCAGCAGACACTTTAGGAGGCACTGAAAAGCTAATGTCTAACAGCGAAGCTACTGCTTATTTTG AGAATCCTACAGCTTTGGACCCTGAAGAGTTAACCACATATCCTGAAGGCTCAGTTAAGCAGCCTGGGTTGGACCAGCTAATACCTTCAATTTCATCTTTGCCTTCTCTTGCTCTTCCTAATGAAATTTCTTCCAAAACACTAGGAACTGATCCAAATAACCAAGAAACAAAACTACTCCTAAACAGTATTGAGAGCTTATTATCCACTACTCCACTGAAACCTGATAATGAAAAAGCATGTGAACAGAAAGAGGAAGCTGCACATGATGAGTGA